One stretch of Papaver somniferum cultivar HN1 unplaced genomic scaffold, ASM357369v1 unplaced-scaffold_154, whole genome shotgun sequence DNA includes these proteins:
- the LOC113336945 gene encoding GATA transcription factor 15-like — MLDLTEKGSGSDTTVKSCVDCKTSKTPLWRGGPAGPKSLCNACGIRQRKKRRAALGLQKEESDEMIKKEKKEDHHHHHKIQISNKKNKSNNKIIGAYLRLRLLAFGREVMLQRSAAMGSTQRQPLGEEEQAAVLLMALSCESVYA, encoded by the exons ATGTTGGATCTGACTGAAAAA GGTTCTGGTTCTGATACTACTGTTAAGAGTTGTGTTGATTGTAAAACATCAAAAACCCCTTTATGGAGAGGCGGTCCAGCTGGTCCCAAG TCACTCTGTAATGCATGTGGGATCAGACAGAGGAAGAAAAGAAGAGCTGCTTTGGGTTTGCAGAAAGAAGAATCAGATGAGATGattaagaaggagaagaaagaagatcatcatcatcatcataagatTCAGATCagtaacaagaaaaataaaagcaaTAACAAGATTATTGGTGCATATTTGAGGCTCAGATTACTTGCTTTTGGTAGAGAAGTTATGTTACAAAGATCAGCAGCTATGGGATCAACGCAGAGGCAGCCAttaggagaagaagaacaagctgCAGTTTTATTGATGGCTCTATCTTGTGAATCTGTCTATGCATAA